The Mycobacterium sp. 3519A genome contains a region encoding:
- a CDS encoding branched-chain amino acid ABC transporter permease, with translation MIHECLDHGAQYACLAANINFNLEGLRIGFWQLTIDGLSWGAIYALVAVGYTLVFGVLRLINFAHSEIFMLGMFGAYFALDMIVGFTPSGNAYSKGIGLTILYLGVAMLFAMLVSGSAAVGLEFIAYRPLRKRGARSLTFLITAIGMSFVLQEFVHFVLPKLLKGYGGSNAQQPIILVQPKTQFTIFGATVSNITIVIIVAALIFAVLTDFAINRTKFGRGIRAVAQDPTTATLMGVSRERIITTTFLIGGLLAGAAALLYTLKVPQGIIYSGGFLLGIKAFSAAVLGGIGNLRGALLGGLLLGIMENYGQAVFGTQWRDVVAFVLLVLVLLFRPTGILGESLGKARA, from the coding sequence ATGATCCACGAGTGCCTAGATCACGGGGCTCAATACGCCTGTCTGGCCGCCAACATCAACTTCAACCTAGAAGGCCTGCGAATTGGCTTCTGGCAGCTGACGATCGACGGTCTGTCCTGGGGAGCCATCTATGCGTTGGTGGCGGTCGGATACACGCTGGTGTTCGGCGTGCTGCGACTGATCAACTTCGCGCATTCCGAGATCTTCATGCTCGGCATGTTCGGCGCGTACTTCGCGCTCGACATGATCGTTGGCTTCACGCCGAGCGGCAACGCGTACAGCAAGGGCATCGGGCTGACGATCCTGTATCTGGGCGTGGCGATGTTGTTCGCGATGCTGGTATCCGGTTCGGCCGCCGTTGGGCTGGAATTCATCGCGTATCGGCCGCTGCGGAAACGGGGTGCCCGGTCGCTGACATTCCTGATCACCGCAATCGGTATGTCGTTCGTGCTGCAGGAGTTCGTCCACTTCGTCCTGCCGAAGCTGTTGAAAGGGTACGGCGGCAGCAACGCGCAGCAGCCGATCATTCTGGTGCAGCCCAAGACGCAGTTCACCATCTTCGGTGCGACGGTTTCCAACATCACCATCGTGATCATCGTCGCTGCGTTGATCTTCGCGGTGCTGACCGATTTCGCGATCAACCGGACAAAGTTCGGCCGCGGTATTCGCGCTGTCGCCCAGGACCCGACGACCGCGACGTTGATGGGGGTGTCGCGCGAACGCATCATCACGACGACGTTCTTGATCGGCGGTCTGCTCGCGGGCGCGGCGGCGCTGCTCTACACGCTGAAAGTGCCGCAGGGCATCATCTACTCCGGCGGATTCCTGTTGGGTATCAAGGCTTTCTCGGCTGCGGTGCTCGGCGGCATCGGCAACCTGCGCGGCGCGCTGCTCGGCGGTCTGCTGCTCGGCATCATGGAGAACTACGGTCAGGCCGTGTTCGGCACGCAGTGGCGCGACGTCGTCGCGTTCGTGCTGCTGGTTCTGGTGCTGTTGTTCAGGCCGACCGGCATACTCGGTGAGAGCCTCGGGAAGGCACGCGCATGA
- a CDS encoding branched-chain amino acid ABC transporter permease translates to MKSVLAPGDGLRNWWDGLSRAQKWIFGALLFGALALLPLYTPPFFNTPGISFGGTMAQFAMVAIIAIGLNVVVGQAGLLDLGYVGFYAVGAYTVALLTSPDSPWNKVGPDGWFSAPWAWLACVPLAMAMTALAGLILGIPTLRLRGDYLAIVTLGFGEIIRLMADNLSDITNGPRGLNEVAYPRLGESERLPEGVFSNGNSTGAANYGTWWFWLGLVLIVVILLLVGNLERSRVGRAWVAIREDEDAAEVMGVNTFRFKLWAFVMGAAIGGLSGALYAGQVQYVAPPTFNIINSMLFLCAVVLGGQGNKLGVIFGAFIIVYLPNRLLGVHFLGINLGDLKYLFFGLALVVMMIFRPEGLFPVRQQLLAYGKTAREFLRTPPGEKEPAQ, encoded by the coding sequence ATCAAATCTGTGTTGGCGCCGGGCGACGGCCTGCGCAACTGGTGGGACGGATTGTCGCGGGCACAGAAGTGGATATTCGGCGCCCTGCTGTTCGGTGCACTCGCGCTGTTACCGCTTTATACGCCGCCGTTCTTCAACACACCTGGCATCAGCTTCGGCGGCACCATGGCGCAGTTCGCGATGGTGGCGATCATCGCGATCGGCCTCAATGTCGTCGTCGGCCAGGCGGGTCTGCTCGACTTGGGCTACGTCGGGTTCTACGCGGTGGGCGCGTACACGGTCGCCTTGCTCACCAGCCCGGACAGCCCATGGAACAAGGTAGGGCCCGACGGGTGGTTCAGTGCACCGTGGGCGTGGTTGGCGTGCGTGCCGCTGGCGATGGCCATGACAGCGCTGGCGGGTCTGATCCTCGGCATCCCGACGCTGCGGTTGCGCGGTGACTATCTGGCCATCGTGACCCTGGGCTTCGGCGAGATCATCCGGCTGATGGCCGACAACCTCTCCGACATCACCAACGGTCCTCGCGGCCTGAACGAGGTCGCCTACCCGCGGCTGGGGGAGAGCGAGAGGCTGCCCGAAGGCGTGTTCTCCAACGGCAACTCCACGGGCGCCGCCAACTACGGAACCTGGTGGTTCTGGCTCGGGCTGGTGCTGATCGTGGTCATTCTGCTGTTGGTCGGCAACCTGGAACGCAGCAGGGTAGGCCGCGCGTGGGTGGCGATCCGGGAAGACGAGGACGCCGCAGAAGTGATGGGCGTCAACACTTTCCGCTTCAAACTGTGGGCGTTCGTGATGGGTGCGGCGATCGGCGGCCTGTCCGGCGCGCTGTACGCGGGCCAGGTGCAGTACGTCGCGCCCCCGACGTTCAACATCATCAACTCGATGCTGTTCCTGTGCGCGGTGGTGCTCGGCGGTCAGGGCAACAAGCTGGGCGTGATCTTCGGCGCGTTCATCATCGTCTACCTGCCGAACCGATTGCTCGGTGTGCACTTCCTCGGCATCAACCTCGGTGACCTGAAGTATCTGTTCTTCGGATTGGCGTTGGTGGTCATGATGATCTTCCGGCCGGAGGGGCTGTTCCCCGTCCGCCAGCAGTTGTTGGCGTATGGCAAGACGGCACGGGAGTTCCTGAGAACCCCGCCGGGCGAGAAGGAGCCGGCCCAATGA
- a CDS encoding ABC transporter ATP-binding protein, with product MTIEDLAGVHREIHAAEGETLLETQELTMKFGGLVALDSVSFNIKRGEILGLIGPNGAGKTTCFNAITGVYRPSSGLVIFDGAPLGRIKRHQITRKGIARTFQNIRLWGEMTALENVVVATDARHKTSVPGALVRTPRHRREEKTAIERAAALLHFVGIAHRGEEKAKNLPYGDQRRLEIARALATEPKLLCLDEPAAGFNPSEKAALIDLIRKIRDDGYTVLLIEHDMRLVMGVTDRIVVLEFGRKIADGLPHEIREDPKVIAAYLGVPDDTIH from the coding sequence ATGACGATCGAGGACCTGGCGGGCGTCCACCGCGAAATCCACGCCGCCGAAGGCGAAACACTCCTGGAGACACAGGAGTTGACCATGAAGTTCGGCGGTCTCGTCGCGCTGGATTCGGTCAGCTTCAACATCAAACGCGGTGAAATCCTCGGGCTGATCGGTCCGAACGGCGCGGGCAAGACCACGTGCTTCAACGCGATCACCGGGGTGTACCGGCCGAGTTCGGGCTTGGTGATCTTCGACGGGGCGCCGCTGGGGCGGATCAAACGGCATCAGATCACCCGCAAGGGCATCGCCCGCACCTTCCAGAACATCCGGTTGTGGGGCGAGATGACGGCGCTCGAAAACGTCGTCGTGGCAACCGATGCGCGGCACAAGACGTCGGTGCCCGGCGCGCTGGTGCGCACACCGCGGCATCGGCGGGAGGAGAAGACGGCGATCGAACGCGCGGCGGCGCTGCTGCATTTCGTCGGCATCGCCCATCGCGGCGAGGAGAAGGCCAAGAACCTGCCGTACGGCGACCAGCGTCGTCTCGAGATCGCCCGAGCACTGGCCACCGAGCCCAAACTGTTGTGCCTCGACGAACCCGCCGCCGGGTTCAACCCGAGCGAGAAGGCGGCGCTGATCGACCTGATCCGCAAGATCCGCGACGACGGCTACACCGTATTGCTGATCGAACACGACATGCGGTTGGTGATGGGGGTGACCGACCGGATCGTGGTGCTCGAATTCGGCCGCAAGATCGCCGACGGCCTGCCGCACGAGATCCGCGAAGACCCGAAGGTCATCGCCGCCTATCTGGGGGTGCCTGATGACACTATCCACTGA
- a CDS encoding ABC transporter ATP-binding protein, whose translation MTLSTETSRPVLLEARDVVVHYGRIKALHGVSLVVREGELVTLLGSNGAGKTTMMRAISGLRPLTSGSVWFDGQDISRVKAHKRVSDGLIQAPEGRGVFPGMTVTENIEMGCYGRKFASKAEHNERLDWVLETFPRLAERKNQVGGTLSGGEQQMLAIGRALMARPKVLLLDEPSMGLAPMVISQIFKIIAEINSQGTTVLLVEQNAQQALSRSDRAYILETGEITREGNARELLDDDSIRAAYLGVA comes from the coding sequence ATGACACTATCCACTGAAACATCCCGTCCAGTGCTGCTCGAGGCCCGCGATGTCGTGGTGCACTATGGCCGCATCAAGGCGTTGCACGGCGTGTCCCTGGTGGTGCGCGAAGGCGAACTCGTCACGCTGCTCGGCTCGAACGGGGCAGGCAAAACCACGATGATGCGGGCCATTTCGGGCCTGCGGCCACTCACCTCGGGCTCGGTGTGGTTCGACGGGCAGGACATCAGCCGGGTCAAGGCGCACAAGCGGGTGAGCGACGGGCTGATCCAGGCGCCCGAGGGTCGCGGCGTCTTCCCAGGTATGACCGTCACCGAGAACATCGAAATGGGTTGCTACGGGCGCAAATTCGCCTCCAAGGCCGAGCACAACGAGCGCCTCGACTGGGTGCTCGAGACGTTCCCGAGGCTGGCCGAACGCAAGAATCAGGTCGGCGGCACGCTGTCCGGCGGCGAGCAGCAGATGCTGGCGATCGGGCGTGCGTTGATGGCCCGGCCGAAGGTGCTGCTGCTCGACGAACCGTCGATGGGCCTGGCGCCGATGGTGATATCGCAGATCTTCAAGATCATCGCCGAGATCAACTCGCAGGGCACGACGGTGCTGTTGGTCGAGCAGAACGCGCAGCAGGCGCTCAGTAGGTCGGATCGGGCCTACATTCTGGAGACCGGAGAGATCACCAGGGAAGGCAACGCGCGAGAGTTGCTGGACGACGACAGCATTCGCGCGGCGTATCTCGGCGTGGCCTAG
- a CDS encoding DUF167 domain-containing protein — protein MSEVISVRVKPGSKKGPLVETAAEGLTIYVRERAVDGKANEAVTKLLADHFGVPRRDVELVSGTTGRLKRFRISR, from the coding sequence ATGTCAGAAGTCATTTCGGTCCGGGTCAAACCCGGCAGCAAGAAGGGCCCGCTGGTCGAGACCGCTGCCGAAGGGCTGACCATCTATGTCCGCGAGCGGGCGGTCGACGGTAAGGCGAACGAAGCCGTCACGAAACTGCTCGCCGACCACTTCGGCGTTCCACGTAGAGACGTCGAACTGGTGTCCGGTACGACGGGCCGGCTCAAGCGGTTTCGCATCTCCCGGTGA
- a CDS encoding TIGR02206 family membrane protein translates to MNLRSRFPGNLTRKLTFDEQRFTAYGPSHWAVIAVFLLGAVALVSIGRRQAEQQARRLGRVLGAVTALIYAAILIYVLSPPTLDSVPLQLTDLATVVAAYALWSRRQWAYVLTYYWGLVLSTQALISPALQSPDFPHYQFLAFWAIHLLVVWAAVYLTWGRGMRPDWRSYRFAVAVTLVWATVTFVFNRIAGTNYGFLNHKPSTSSLLDVMGPWPWYIFVAAALVLIVWALMTWPWMRRVSVD, encoded by the coding sequence GTGAACTTACGCTCGAGATTTCCGGGAAATCTGACACGCAAGCTCACGTTCGACGAGCAGAGGTTCACGGCCTACGGCCCGTCGCATTGGGCCGTCATTGCGGTGTTTCTCCTCGGCGCGGTCGCCCTGGTGTCGATCGGCCGCAGGCAGGCCGAACAGCAGGCGCGACGGCTCGGCCGCGTGCTGGGCGCGGTGACGGCGCTGATCTATGCCGCGATCCTGATCTACGTGCTGAGCCCGCCGACACTCGATTCGGTACCGCTGCAGTTGACCGACCTGGCGACCGTCGTTGCCGCGTATGCCCTGTGGTCACGCAGGCAGTGGGCCTATGTGCTGACCTACTACTGGGGGCTGGTGCTGAGCACCCAGGCGTTGATCTCGCCTGCGTTGCAGAGCCCCGACTTTCCGCACTACCAGTTCCTGGCGTTCTGGGCGATTCACCTGTTGGTGGTGTGGGCGGCCGTCTATCTCACCTGGGGCCGCGGGATGCGGCCGGACTGGCGCAGCTACCGGTTCGCCGTCGCAGTCACGCTGGTGTGGGCAACGGTGACGTTCGTGTTCAACCGCATCGCCGGAACCAATTACGGCTTCCTCAACCACAAACCGTCCACGTCATCGCTGCTGGACGTGATGGGCCCCTGGCCCTGGTACATCTTCGTCGCCGCGGCGCTGGTGCTCATCGTGTGGGCGTTGATGACATGGCCGTGGATGCGTCGCGTTAGCGTGGATTGA
- a CDS encoding lipid-transfer protein, which translates to MSPEPLYILGAGMHPWGKWGRDFTEYGVVAARAALAEAGLDWRQIQLVAGADTIRNGYPGFVAGSTFAQKLGWNGVPVSSSYAACASGSQALQSARAQILAGFCDVALVIGADTTPKGFFAPVGGERKNDPDWQRFHLIGATNTVYFALLARRRMDLYGATLEDFAAVKVKNSKHGLNNPNARYRKEASVEDVLASPVVSDPLRLLDICATSDGAAALIVASAEFTKKYLGSLEGVPSVRAVSTVTPQYPQHLPELPDIATDSTAAVPAPERVFKDQILDAAYAEAGIGPEDLSLAEVYDLSTALELDWYEHLGLCPKGEAEQLLRSGATAVGGRIPVNPSGGLACFGEAIPAQAIAQVCELTWQLKGQATGRQVEGATVGVTANQGLFGHGSSVIVAR; encoded by the coding sequence ATGAGTCCTGAACCGCTTTACATCCTTGGCGCGGGCATGCACCCGTGGGGCAAGTGGGGACGCGATTTCACCGAATACGGCGTGGTGGCCGCGCGCGCCGCGCTGGCCGAGGCGGGCCTGGACTGGCGTCAGATCCAACTGGTCGCGGGTGCGGACACGATCCGGAACGGCTACCCCGGCTTCGTCGCCGGGTCGACGTTCGCGCAGAAGTTGGGCTGGAACGGCGTGCCAGTGTCGTCGTCATACGCCGCGTGCGCCAGCGGATCTCAGGCGTTGCAGAGCGCACGTGCCCAGATCCTGGCCGGCTTCTGTGACGTCGCGTTGGTGATCGGCGCCGACACCACGCCGAAGGGTTTTTTTGCGCCGGTGGGCGGCGAACGCAAGAACGATCCCGACTGGCAGCGGTTCCACTTGATCGGCGCGACCAACACCGTGTACTTCGCGCTGCTGGCCCGCCGCCGGATGGATCTCTACGGCGCGACGCTCGAGGACTTCGCGGCGGTGAAGGTGAAGAACTCGAAACACGGACTCAACAACCCGAACGCGCGCTACCGCAAGGAAGCCTCCGTCGAGGACGTGCTGGCCAGCCCGGTGGTTTCGGATCCACTACGGCTGCTTGATATTTGCGCGACGTCGGACGGCGCGGCCGCGTTGATCGTGGCCAGCGCGGAGTTCACCAAGAAGTATCTGGGTTCGCTCGAGGGCGTGCCGTCGGTGCGCGCGGTGTCGACGGTGACACCGCAATATCCGCAGCATCTGCCCGAATTACCCGATATTGCAACGGATTCCACCGCCGCAGTGCCAGCACCGGAGCGCGTGTTCAAGGATCAGATTCTCGACGCCGCTTACGCCGAGGCCGGCATCGGCCCCGAAGACCTCTCGCTGGCGGAGGTCTACGACCTTTCCACCGCGTTGGAACTCGACTGGTATGAGCACCTCGGCCTGTGCCCCAAAGGCGAGGCCGAACAGTTGTTGCGCAGTGGCGCAACGGCGGTCGGCGGCCGCATCCCGGTCAACCCGTCGGGAGGGTTGGCCTGTTTCGGGGAGGCGATCCCGGCGCAGGCCATCGCGCAGGTGTGCGAACTGACGTGGCAACTGAAGGGCCAGGCCACCGGCCGCCAGGTCGAGGGCGCCACCGTCGGCGTCACCGCCAACCAAGGTCTGTTCGGACATGGCTCGTCGGTGATCGTCGCCCGCTAG
- a CDS encoding Zn-ribbon domain-containing OB-fold protein: protein MSASTQPAIDGWFATDTSGQPYLIGGKCHLCGTYVFPPRANNCPNPGCEGDELAQVPLSQRGTLWSYTENRYAPPPPYPSPDPFEPFAVAAVQLADEGLIVLGKVVEGTLATDLKVGMEMELATMPLFVDDDGVERVVYAWRPADES, encoded by the coding sequence GTGTCAGCTTCCACGCAACCCGCGATCGACGGGTGGTTCGCCACCGACACGTCCGGCCAGCCCTATCTGATCGGCGGCAAGTGTCATCTGTGCGGTACCTACGTCTTTCCGCCGCGGGCCAACAACTGCCCCAACCCCGGCTGTGAAGGTGACGAGCTTGCGCAGGTGCCGCTGTCGCAGCGCGGCACGCTGTGGAGCTACACCGAGAACCGGTATGCCCCGCCGCCGCCATATCCGTCACCGGATCCGTTCGAACCGTTCGCCGTCGCCGCCGTGCAACTGGCCGACGAGGGTTTGATCGTGCTCGGCAAGGTGGTCGAGGGCACGCTCGCGACGGATCTGAAGGTCGGCATGGAGATGGAACTGGCCACCATGCCGCTGTTCGTCGACGACGACGGCGTGGAGAGAGTCGTCTACGCGTGGAGGCCCGCTGATGAGTCCTGA
- a CDS encoding FAD-dependent monooxygenase, whose translation MTQLLVVGAGIGGLTAALTLNARGIEAIVIEKATELRPLGVGINLLPHAVRELVELGLGDEIAHIAVAPHAHAFYDTEGNLLFREPRGLEGGYGWPQYSVHRGQLQMMLLTALRDRTGSDVVRTACELTDFEQTNGGVHVRTSSGECEARMLVGADGIHSTVRERLHPAGDPLRWAGVQIFRGVAPGEPFLDGRTAVMVKADGADFVVYPLGGGLINWVMLKKVTAPGALPGDAKWNRPGDRSEVVAMLAEWNLGWLDAVDLVRRTELVLEYPMVDRDVLPWWGRGGVTLLGDAAHPMYPVGANGGSQAIVDARVLADELARDFRGGLLAYERIRRPETADVVAANREMHVIGATQRPEDLAHVTGKYRKDTRADEVRA comes from the coding sequence GTGACCCAGCTTCTCGTTGTCGGCGCGGGTATCGGCGGCCTGACCGCCGCGCTGACGCTCAACGCCAGAGGTATCGAGGCCATCGTCATCGAGAAGGCCACCGAGTTGCGGCCACTGGGAGTCGGCATCAATCTGCTGCCGCACGCGGTGCGCGAACTCGTGGAACTGGGGCTGGGCGATGAGATCGCGCACATCGCCGTCGCACCACACGCCCACGCGTTTTACGACACCGAAGGCAACCTGCTGTTCCGTGAGCCCCGCGGGTTGGAGGGCGGCTACGGTTGGCCGCAGTACTCCGTGCACCGCGGCCAGCTGCAGATGATGCTGCTGACCGCGCTGCGCGACCGCACTGGCAGCGACGTCGTGCGTACCGCCTGCGAGCTGACCGACTTCGAGCAGACGAACGGCGGTGTGCATGTGCGCACTTCCAGCGGAGAATGTGAAGCCCGAATGCTGGTGGGAGCGGACGGCATTCACTCGACCGTGCGGGAACGTCTGCACCCGGCGGGTGATCCACTGCGGTGGGCCGGTGTGCAGATATTTCGCGGCGTGGCACCCGGTGAGCCATTCCTCGACGGCCGGACCGCGGTGATGGTCAAGGCCGACGGAGCCGACTTCGTGGTGTATCCGCTCGGCGGCGGGCTGATCAACTGGGTGATGCTGAAGAAGGTGACCGCTCCGGGCGCGCTGCCAGGTGACGCGAAGTGGAACCGGCCCGGCGACCGGTCCGAGGTGGTGGCGATGCTCGCTGAGTGGAACCTCGGCTGGCTGGACGCGGTCGATCTCGTACGCCGCACCGAGCTGGTGCTGGAGTATCCGATGGTCGACCGCGACGTGCTGCCGTGGTGGGGCCGCGGCGGGGTGACGCTCCTCGGCGACGCCGCGCATCCGATGTATCCCGTTGGCGCCAACGGTGGTTCGCAAGCAATCGTCGACGCGCGGGTGCTGGCCGACGAACTGGCCCGCGACTTCCGCGGGGGCCTTCTCGCCTACGAGCGGATCCGTCGTCCCGAGACAGCCGACGTGGTAGCGGCCAACCGCGAAATGCACGTCATCGGCGCCACCCAGCGCCCGGAGGACCTGGCGCACGTTACGGGCAAGTACCGCAAGGACACTCGCGCAGACGAGGTTCGGGCATGA
- a CDS encoding LysR family transcriptional regulator, with translation MELRQLKYFVAVAEEANFTRAAQRMQVAQPGVSAQIARLERELGQPLLDRSRRSVRLTAAGEAVLPHARAALAAAANVSRTVGELTQLVRGTLTIGTVLSHNIDMPVLLADFHADHPDVEITVKTDDSDALVERVRCGTLDAAVVSIGPDECPEGLDVFVVNDEAFVAAVCRDDALAGRNAITLAGLVGRPLIALPVGTGIRRRLDMACAQARVTPRIAFEASTPQALVELAERGLGVAIVPRSAAQGRDRLCALPIVPELRGRLVLAWRSVGPMSPAARVLVDKARRLLSA, from the coding sequence ATGGAATTGCGGCAACTGAAGTACTTCGTTGCCGTCGCCGAAGAAGCCAACTTCACCAGGGCCGCCCAGCGGATGCAGGTTGCGCAGCCCGGCGTGAGCGCCCAGATTGCGCGCCTGGAACGTGAGCTCGGGCAGCCGCTGCTGGACCGGTCGCGGCGATCGGTGCGCCTGACGGCCGCTGGGGAGGCCGTGTTGCCACACGCCAGAGCCGCGCTGGCCGCCGCCGCCAACGTCTCGCGGACGGTCGGCGAACTCACCCAATTGGTGCGCGGCACACTGACCATCGGGACCGTCCTGTCGCACAACATCGACATGCCCGTTCTACTGGCGGATTTTCACGCCGACCATCCTGACGTCGAAATCACCGTCAAGACAGATGATTCCGACGCCCTTGTCGAGCGGGTGCGGTGCGGCACGCTGGATGCCGCGGTCGTCTCCATCGGTCCCGACGAATGTCCGGAGGGGCTTGACGTCTTCGTGGTCAACGACGAGGCGTTTGTGGCCGCTGTCTGCCGCGACGACGCGCTGGCGGGCCGCAATGCCATCACGTTGGCCGGGCTGGTGGGCCGGCCGCTGATCGCGCTCCCGGTGGGCACCGGCATCCGGCGCCGGCTCGACATGGCCTGCGCGCAGGCCAGAGTCACGCCGCGCATCGCGTTCGAAGCCAGCACCCCGCAGGCGCTGGTCGAGCTGGCCGAACGCGGCCTCGGAGTGGCGATCGTGCCGCGATCGGCGGCACAGGGCCGCGACCGGCTGTGCGCCCTGCCGATCGTGCCCGAGTTGCGCGGCCGGCTGGTGCTGGCATGGCGGTCGGTCGGCCCGATGAGCCCGGCGGCACGTGTACTGGTCGATAAAGCACGGCGGCTTCTCAGCGCCTGA